A stretch of the Archangium violaceum genome encodes the following:
- a CDS encoding oxygenase MpaB family protein — MTDMRWTNEFLDSMREQSDAPADEAVRSLFAQGMVGSANELMKQLVAKESVSADQLPAPLRGYFEQSARMPSWADPELIREGQAVFSRCGSLSVLALVCASLPTCYAGAEGVQVLHLTARLQTDTKRRIVETAQMVVDVMSPGGLEPDGWGIRDAQKVRLMHAAVRYLIHQSGQWKPEWGQPINQEDMAGTLVTFSVVTIRALAKLGYTLDPREAQAYYHAWRVVGYIMGVDERLLPEKYEDGARLADTIFGRVFCSSEEGRAMTRALIELIEHIIPGNIFDGLGRTLIRHLVGDSTAELIAVPPSDWTKSLMKPLQLLGWVMDEGDEQNVVNAKLCELFGRKLMEGIVWVHRGPERPPFRIPEALRESWNVRGREQQL; from the coding sequence ATGACGGACATGCGCTGGACGAACGAGTTCCTGGATTCCATGCGCGAGCAGAGCGATGCGCCGGCCGACGAGGCGGTGCGGAGCCTCTTCGCGCAGGGCATGGTGGGGTCGGCCAACGAGCTGATGAAGCAGCTGGTGGCCAAGGAGTCGGTGTCGGCGGATCAGCTCCCCGCGCCTTTGCGCGGGTACTTCGAGCAGAGCGCGCGGATGCCCTCGTGGGCGGACCCGGAGCTCATCCGCGAGGGCCAGGCGGTGTTCAGCCGGTGCGGCTCGCTGTCGGTGTTGGCGCTCGTCTGCGCGTCGCTGCCCACGTGCTACGCGGGGGCCGAGGGCGTGCAGGTGCTGCACCTCACCGCGCGTCTGCAGACGGACACCAAGCGCCGCATCGTGGAGACGGCGCAGATGGTGGTGGACGTGATGTCGCCGGGAGGCCTGGAGCCGGACGGCTGGGGCATCCGGGACGCGCAGAAGGTGCGCCTCATGCACGCCGCCGTGCGCTACCTCATCCACCAGAGCGGCCAGTGGAAGCCCGAGTGGGGCCAGCCCATCAACCAGGAGGACATGGCCGGCACGCTGGTGACGTTCTCGGTGGTGACCATCCGCGCGCTGGCGAAGCTGGGCTACACGCTCGATCCGCGCGAGGCGCAGGCCTACTACCACGCGTGGCGGGTGGTGGGTTACATCATGGGCGTGGACGAGCGCCTGCTGCCGGAGAAGTACGAGGACGGCGCGCGCCTGGCGGATACCATCTTCGGGCGCGTCTTCTGTAGCAGCGAGGAGGGCCGGGCGATGACGCGCGCGCTCATCGAGCTCATCGAGCACATCATCCCCGGCAACATCTTCGATGGCCTGGGCCGCACGCTCATCCGCCACCTGGTGGGGGACTCCACGGCGGAGCTGATCGCCGTGCCTCCATCGGACTGGACGAAGTCCCTGATGAAGCCCCTGCAGCTGTTGGGCTGGGTGATGGACGAGGGTGACGAGCAGAACGTGGTGAACGCGAAGCTCTGCGAGCTGTTCGGGCGCAAGTTGATGGAGGGCATCGTCTGGGTGCACCGTGGCCCCGAGCGTCCGCCCTTCCGTATCCCCGAGGCGCTGCGCGAGTCCTGGAACGTGCGCGGCCGCGAGCAGCAGCTCTGA
- a CDS encoding carboxypeptidase-like regulatory domain-containing protein, with amino-acid sequence MRKVVQIVGGALLALGLTACPDSDEDKDKDTTSTGNTISGTVKAPAGGSIISTELVACFVVDGQCDVESSKTRLQVLQGMGTSASYKFDNLSAGQYLLIALKDTNKNNEFDPGDYVGVYGNSLGAVAVKPPAQNINITMTVNTETANTGISGTVTAPAGGSISGTQVVACFVSGGACVPDHSNTRQVTLSGTGSSGTYSFSSLAAGQYTLVAYKDINVNSQVDDGDYEGFYTTTGTSASPVTSPAQGVNIFLRVRGGGTTTPPPGVTFLRPSDFSGGSATVTLQGLSPTERVAVIPVHASQSSTVDGLRYTLNTTGVLAQTLTDSGVAALPRSDLEPAVPDTGDEKAAHQEAHLTRLSKGLRDVETLRRGGARTLGARGTVRAQALDNCAAPYTVGSKACSFWISNGSSQTRITATLRHSSPNAYWFVQNEDTSEFSSSELQSLANDFETRVIPSDNRYFGDFADVDNNQKILIVFSRLLGPQGLLGYVLPLDLYDDANAYPATGTHSNEGDIFYAATPGTLGSVYSRSSYFSTVMPATMVHELKHLIATGRRHTADNLPEELWIEEGSAMAAQQLAGLGTQVGEMQPYARYALAAPQNYRVVHASRPSSHDEGLGIYGYNFLFVWRAAQAVGHDTFWRNWTAGPGRGISNLEVHTGKPFSELMLDWAAALALDHAHLIDGYDYDTFNLRDGSWTSLGYGTLQSGVSGTTRSMAYHVGRGTGANASITLQVSNGANPHAVVLRLPGALPSSSAPAAMSVPLTQVLPPELLKPARLDARALLPQLLTGKP; translated from the coding sequence ATGCGCAAGGTCGTGCAGATCGTGGGGGGCGCGCTGTTGGCGCTGGGTCTCACCGCGTGTCCTGATTCGGATGAAGACAAGGACAAGGACACCACTTCAACGGGCAACACCATCAGCGGCACGGTGAAGGCACCTGCCGGGGGCAGCATCATCAGCACGGAGCTCGTGGCCTGCTTCGTCGTCGACGGCCAGTGCGACGTCGAGTCGTCCAAGACCCGCCTGCAGGTCCTGCAGGGCATGGGCACGAGCGCCTCGTACAAGTTCGACAACCTGTCCGCGGGCCAGTACCTGCTCATCGCCCTCAAGGACACCAACAAGAACAACGAGTTCGACCCGGGCGACTACGTGGGCGTCTACGGCAACTCCCTGGGTGCGGTGGCCGTCAAGCCACCGGCCCAGAACATCAACATCACCATGACGGTGAACACCGAGACCGCCAACACCGGCATCAGCGGCACGGTGACCGCGCCCGCGGGCGGCTCCATCAGCGGCACCCAGGTGGTGGCTTGCTTCGTCAGCGGCGGTGCGTGCGTCCCCGACCACTCCAACACCCGGCAGGTGACCCTCAGCGGCACCGGCTCCAGCGGCACCTACAGCTTCAGCTCCCTGGCCGCCGGCCAGTACACCCTCGTCGCGTACAAGGACATCAACGTCAACTCCCAGGTCGACGATGGCGACTACGAGGGCTTCTACACGACGACCGGGACCAGCGCGTCGCCCGTCACCTCGCCGGCCCAGGGCGTCAACATCTTCCTGAGGGTGAGGGGCGGCGGCACGACCACTCCTCCCCCGGGCGTGACGTTCCTGCGCCCCTCGGACTTCAGCGGCGGCTCGGCCACCGTCACCCTCCAGGGCCTCTCCCCCACCGAGCGCGTGGCCGTCATTCCGGTGCACGCCAGCCAGTCCTCGACCGTGGATGGCCTGCGCTACACCCTCAACACCACCGGCGTGCTCGCCCAGACCCTGACGGACTCAGGCGTGGCGGCGCTGCCGCGCTCGGACCTCGAGCCGGCCGTGCCCGACACGGGCGATGAGAAGGCGGCCCACCAGGAGGCCCACCTGACCCGGCTGAGCAAGGGCCTGCGGGACGTGGAGACGCTGCGGCGGGGCGGTGCCCGGACACTGGGCGCCAGGGGCACCGTTCGTGCCCAGGCCCTCGACAACTGCGCGGCGCCCTACACCGTGGGCTCCAAGGCCTGCTCCTTCTGGATCAGCAATGGCAGCTCGCAGACGCGCATCACCGCCACGCTCAGGCACTCGAGCCCCAACGCCTACTGGTTCGTGCAGAACGAGGACACGAGCGAGTTCAGCAGCAGCGAGCTGCAGAGCCTGGCCAACGACTTCGAGACCCGGGTCATCCCCTCGGACAACCGCTACTTCGGCGACTTCGCCGACGTGGACAACAACCAGAAGATCCTCATCGTCTTCAGCCGCCTGCTCGGCCCGCAGGGGCTGCTCGGCTACGTGTTGCCGTTGGATCTCTACGACGACGCCAATGCGTACCCGGCCACGGGCACGCACAGCAACGAGGGCGACATCTTCTACGCCGCCACGCCTGGCACCCTCGGGTCGGTGTACTCCCGCTCCAGCTACTTCAGCACGGTGATGCCCGCCACCATGGTGCACGAGCTCAAGCACCTCATCGCCACCGGCCGCCGGCACACCGCCGACAACCTGCCGGAGGAGCTGTGGATCGAGGAGGGCAGCGCCATGGCCGCCCAGCAGCTGGCGGGCCTGGGTACCCAGGTGGGTGAGATGCAGCCCTACGCGCGCTACGCCCTGGCCGCCCCGCAGAACTACCGGGTGGTGCACGCGTCGCGGCCGAGCAGCCATGACGAGGGGCTGGGCATCTACGGCTACAACTTCCTGTTCGTCTGGCGCGCGGCGCAGGCCGTCGGCCACGACACCTTCTGGAGGAACTGGACGGCCGGCCCCGGCAGGGGCATCTCCAACCTCGAGGTCCACACCGGGAAGCCCTTCTCCGAGCTGATGCTGGACTGGGCGGCGGCGCTCGCGCTGGACCATGCCCACCTCATCGACGGCTACGACTACGACACCTTCAACCTGCGTGACGGGAGCTGGACGAGTCTGGGGTACGGCACGCTGCAGAGCGGGGTGAGCGGAACGACGCGCTCCATGGCCTACCACGTGGGCCGCGGCACCGGCGCCAACGCGAGCATCACCCTCCAGGTCTCCAATGGCGCCAATCCCCACGCCGTGGTGTTGCGTCTGCCGGGAGCACTGCCCTCCTCGTCCGCCCCCGCGGCCATGAGCGTCCCCCTCACCCAGGTCCTCCCGCCGGAGCTGCTGAAGCCGGCGCGCCTCGACGCACGGGCCCTGCTCCCGCAGCTGCTCACCGGGAAGCCCTGA
- a CDS encoding ATP-binding protein gives MSMVAPPPSPAFPQTHRTGEGLGAEMLAQLFERARPLVEALFAQVNDGVTVQGPDHLLCFANPAAARLLGANTPEELLGPRGVPLLECFQVLDASGRPTSADILPGRQVLAGQSGAERVLRFRHSRTGQEKWCRLSAAPVRDADGRVVYAVNVFHDVTEMIRTQERLSVLAEAGELLSASLDLESTLTATARLLVPRLGDWCAVDLADDTSASRRVAAIHADPTKLELARTLRERYPGSAESTGTIAHVMKTGQPHLTAHITDEMFVATARDAEHLRLLRELGLRSIIVVPLKARERTLGTLTVATAESSRHLGTDELQLVEELARRAALAVDNARLYAEAKRTQARHEVALEAGRMGAWEWDISAGRVTWAPTLERIHGIPEGSFGGTFQDYQSDMHPEDRERVLASIQRVVAQREPEHHIQYRIVLPDGQVRWMEAHGRLTLDEQGQPSRLTGVCTDITQRLALEEDARRLVREQAARAEAERARQHTAELLENLRKTQAELAQRAQELARSNADLEQFAYVASHDLQEPLRMVASYVQLLSRRYKGKLDADADEFIRYAVDGATRMQALINDLLAYSRVGTRGKELMPVPLEKSLERALSHLRLALRESGAEVKVEPLPWVLGDETQLVQLLQNLVGNAVKFRGEHPPLIRVSTTREADTITVTVEDNGIGIEPQYYERIFAIFQRLHAKEEYPGTGIGLSICKKIVERHGGRIWVESTPGQGSTFRFTLTAAEPQTT, from the coding sequence ATGAGCATGGTGGCCCCTCCTCCCTCGCCCGCTTTTCCCCAGACACACCGGACCGGCGAGGGCCTGGGCGCGGAGATGCTCGCGCAACTCTTCGAGCGCGCCCGTCCGCTGGTGGAGGCGCTCTTCGCGCAGGTGAACGACGGCGTCACCGTGCAGGGCCCGGACCACCTGCTGTGCTTCGCCAACCCCGCGGCGGCGCGCCTGCTCGGTGCCAACACCCCGGAGGAACTGCTGGGCCCACGCGGCGTCCCGCTGCTCGAGTGCTTCCAGGTGCTCGACGCCTCGGGCAGGCCGACGAGCGCCGACATCCTCCCCGGCCGGCAGGTGCTCGCGGGCCAGAGCGGCGCCGAGCGCGTGCTGCGCTTCCGCCACTCGCGCACCGGCCAGGAGAAATGGTGCCGGCTGTCCGCGGCTCCGGTGCGCGATGCCGACGGCAGGGTGGTGTACGCCGTCAACGTCTTCCATGACGTCACCGAGATGATTCGCACCCAGGAGCGGTTGAGCGTGCTGGCCGAGGCCGGTGAGCTGCTCTCCGCCTCGCTCGACCTGGAGAGCACGTTGACCGCCACCGCTCGCCTGCTCGTGCCCCGGCTCGGAGATTGGTGCGCGGTGGACCTGGCGGACGATACCTCCGCTTCACGGCGGGTGGCCGCCATCCACGCGGACCCGACCAAGCTGGAGCTGGCGCGCACACTGCGCGAGCGCTACCCCGGGAGCGCCGAGAGCACCGGCACCATCGCCCACGTGATGAAGACGGGTCAGCCCCACCTCACGGCCCACATCACGGACGAGATGTTCGTGGCGACCGCCAGGGACGCGGAGCACCTGCGGCTGTTGCGCGAGCTGGGCCTGCGCTCCATCATCGTGGTGCCCCTCAAGGCCCGGGAGCGGACGCTGGGTACCCTCACGGTGGCCACCGCGGAGTCCTCGCGTCACCTGGGGACGGACGAACTGCAACTGGTGGAGGAACTGGCCCGCCGGGCGGCGCTCGCGGTGGACAACGCCCGCCTCTACGCGGAGGCGAAGCGCACCCAGGCCCGGCACGAGGTGGCGCTCGAGGCGGGCCGCATGGGCGCCTGGGAATGGGACATCTCCGCCGGACGCGTGACCTGGGCCCCCACGTTGGAGCGCATCCACGGCATCCCCGAGGGCAGCTTCGGCGGCACCTTCCAGGATTACCAGAGCGACATGCACCCGGAGGACCGGGAGCGGGTGCTCGCGAGCATCCAGCGCGTCGTGGCCCAGCGAGAACCGGAGCACCACATCCAATACCGCATCGTCCTCCCCGACGGACAGGTGCGCTGGATGGAGGCCCACGGCCGGCTCACCCTGGACGAACAGGGCCAGCCCTCGCGCCTGACGGGCGTGTGCACCGACATCACCCAACGGCTCGCCCTGGAGGAGGACGCGCGGCGGTTGGTCCGCGAGCAGGCCGCGCGCGCCGAGGCCGAGCGGGCCCGCCAGCACACCGCCGAGCTGCTGGAGAACCTGCGCAAGACCCAGGCGGAGCTCGCCCAGCGCGCCCAGGAGCTCGCCCGCTCCAACGCGGACCTGGAGCAGTTCGCCTACGTGGCCTCGCATGACCTGCAGGAGCCGCTGCGCATGGTGGCCAGCTACGTGCAACTCCTGTCACGTCGCTACAAGGGCAAGCTGGACGCGGACGCGGACGAGTTCATCCGCTACGCGGTGGACGGCGCCACCCGCATGCAGGCGCTCATCAACGACCTGCTCGCCTACTCGCGCGTGGGCACGCGAGGCAAGGAGCTGATGCCGGTGCCGCTCGAGAAGAGCCTGGAACGCGCCCTGTCCCACCTGCGCCTCGCCCTACGGGAATCCGGCGCGGAGGTGAAGGTGGAGCCCCTGCCGTGGGTGCTGGGAGACGAGACCCAGCTCGTCCAGCTCCTGCAGAACCTGGTGGGCAACGCGGTGAAGTTCCGCGGCGAGCACCCTCCACTCATCCGCGTGTCCACCACGCGCGAGGCGGACACCATCACCGTCACCGTGGAGGACAACGGCATCGGCATCGAGCCCCAGTACTACGAGCGCATCTTCGCCATCTTCCAGCGGCTGCACGCCAAGGAGGAGTACCCGGGCACGGGCATCGGCCTGTCCATCTGCAAGAAGATCGTCGAGCGCCACGGCGGGCGCATCTGGGTGGAGTCCACTCCGGGCCAGGGCAGCACGTTCCGCTTCACGCTCACCGCGGCCGAGCCCCAAACCACGTAA
- a CDS encoding 4-alpha-glucanotransferase, whose translation MPRGNLPEDYQRHVTAALAALNVRNLVLSIHDPSFPSAPGEDPGRGSPYAEGGLRFLEFARELGFNGIQLGPQGQTSEDNPSPYDGTLFSRNVLNVALASLTHEESWGGLLRPERVQALVAARPGGDGRVKHRYVFRAQSEALEEAWTNFQHKRARAEPGSAIAWLSEHFDTFRREHREWLERDALYDVLCTEHGRAYWKEWPSEWDRRLWNPRPGEEATFGNRRQVLLTKYAAQVEAYAFRQFLVHSQHAALRERTAAWGLKLFGDLQIGYSPRDAWAYQGLFVGSYLMGAPPSRTNPEGQPWNYPVLDPSQYHAPPNPAGPYPGVRQPGPVLWFMGSRVNKMLTEYDGLRIDHPHGLVCPWVYRSGELNALRAVQSGARLFSSPDLPDHPELARWALVKPEQLDRSAPRHADGWVRELNPEQVSCYSALFDAIIASAHAHGRKVSDLLCEVLSTMPYPLQRVMEQYGLGRFRVTQKADLNNPRDVYRSENAAPQDWIMVGNHDTKPIWALADRWRQAGEARAQADYLAWRLHPEEEGREDFARRLVEEPGMLVQAKFADLFASRAENVMVFFADLLGMKETYNAPGTVSEENWSLRVPNDYRSGYAEKLASDGALNLPKALAMALRAGGEAARARHGQLIADLERLAGALRRG comes from the coding sequence ATGCCCCGCGGAAACCTGCCCGAAGATTACCAGCGACACGTGACCGCGGCCCTGGCCGCGCTGAACGTGCGCAACCTGGTGTTGAGCATTCATGACCCGAGCTTCCCGAGCGCCCCGGGCGAGGACCCTGGCCGGGGCTCGCCGTACGCGGAGGGAGGCCTGCGCTTCCTCGAGTTCGCGCGGGAGCTGGGCTTCAACGGCATCCAACTTGGCCCGCAGGGGCAGACATCGGAGGACAACCCCTCGCCGTATGACGGGACGCTCTTCTCGCGCAACGTGCTGAACGTGGCGCTCGCGTCGCTCACGCACGAGGAGTCCTGGGGGGGCCTGCTGCGGCCCGAGCGTGTGCAGGCCCTCGTCGCGGCGCGTCCGGGTGGTGACGGGAGGGTGAAGCACCGCTACGTCTTCCGAGCCCAGAGCGAGGCGTTGGAGGAGGCCTGGACGAACTTCCAGCACAAGCGGGCCCGGGCGGAGCCCGGCAGCGCCATCGCCTGGCTGTCCGAGCACTTCGACACCTTCCGGCGCGAGCACCGCGAGTGGCTGGAGCGGGACGCGCTCTACGATGTGCTCTGCACGGAGCACGGGCGTGCCTATTGGAAGGAATGGCCGAGCGAGTGGGACCGGCGGCTGTGGAACCCGCGCCCGGGCGAGGAGGCGACGTTCGGCAATCGCCGGCAGGTGTTGTTGACGAAGTACGCCGCGCAGGTGGAGGCGTATGCGTTCAGGCAATTCCTGGTGCATTCGCAGCACGCGGCGCTGCGGGAGCGGACGGCGGCGTGGGGCCTGAAGTTGTTCGGTGACCTTCAGATTGGTTACTCGCCGAGGGATGCCTGGGCGTACCAGGGGCTCTTCGTGGGCTCGTATCTGATGGGAGCGCCGCCCAGCCGCACCAACCCCGAGGGCCAACCGTGGAACTACCCGGTGTTGGACCCCTCGCAGTACCACGCGCCGCCCAATCCGGCGGGGCCGTACCCGGGGGTGAGGCAGCCCGGTCCGGTGTTGTGGTTCATGGGCTCGCGGGTGAACAAGATGCTGACCGAGTACGACGGGTTGCGCATCGATCATCCGCACGGGCTGGTGTGCCCGTGGGTATACCGGTCGGGAGAGCTGAACGCGCTGCGCGCGGTGCAGAGTGGGGCGCGGCTCTTCTCCTCGCCGGATCTGCCGGACCATCCGGAGCTGGCGCGCTGGGCGCTCGTGAAGCCGGAGCAGTTGGATCGCTCGGCGCCGCGCCACGCGGACGGCTGGGTGCGCGAGCTGAACCCGGAGCAGGTGAGCTGCTACAGCGCCCTCTTCGATGCGATCATCGCGTCGGCGCACGCGCACGGGCGCAAGGTGTCGGACCTGCTGTGCGAGGTGCTGAGCACGATGCCGTACCCGTTGCAGCGGGTGATGGAGCAGTACGGGCTGGGGCGCTTCCGCGTGACGCAGAAGGCGGACCTGAACAATCCGCGAGACGTGTACCGGAGCGAGAACGCCGCGCCCCAGGATTGGATCATGGTGGGCAACCACGACACGAAGCCCATCTGGGCGCTGGCGGACCGGTGGAGGCAGGCGGGGGAGGCACGAGCGCAGGCGGACTACCTGGCGTGGAGGCTGCACCCGGAGGAGGAGGGGCGGGAGGACTTCGCGCGCCGGCTGGTGGAGGAGCCGGGGATGTTGGTGCAGGCGAAGTTCGCGGACCTCTTCGCCAGCCGGGCGGAGAACGTGATGGTGTTCTTCGCGGACCTGCTGGGGATGAAGGAGACGTACAACGCGCCGGGCACAGTGAGTGAGGAGAACTGGAGCCTCCGCGTGCCCAATGACTATCGAAGTGGGTACGCGGAGAAGCTCGCGAGCGACGGGGCGCTGAACCTGCCGAAGGCGCTGGCGATGGCGTTGCGCGCGGGCGGTGAGGCGGCTCGCGCGCGGCACGGGCAGCTCATCGCGGACCTGGAGCGGCTGGCCGGAGCGCTGCGGCGCGGGTGA
- a CDS encoding AMIN-like domain-containing (lipo)protein: MKMIGRWMPTLGLAACLATTGCKKEEPAAPTAPATPAAPAAPVDPTATADAGTPVDAGGTAAPHPAPETQTPPSSPTPDTQAAGPEDPKNREWTAGLVDIPRSGMMPVTLLEVREGRNEGFDRVVFQFQGDQLPGYHLEYIDKPVTKCGSGNPTEVAGQGWLEVRIMPAQAHVDGKVTVASRERMPKLPVIEEMELTCDFEGEVTWVLGVKHPNKYRVMELREPTRLVVDVRH; the protein is encoded by the coding sequence ATGAAGATGATTGGACGCTGGATGCCGACACTCGGGCTCGCCGCCTGCCTCGCGACCACCGGATGCAAGAAGGAAGAGCCCGCTGCTCCCACCGCACCCGCTACTCCCGCCGCACCCGCGGCCCCCGTGGACCCGACCGCCACGGCGGATGCCGGTACGCCGGTCGATGCCGGTGGCACGGCCGCTCCCCACCCCGCTCCCGAAACACAGACGCCACCGTCCTCTCCCACGCCGGACACCCAGGCCGCCGGGCCCGAGGACCCGAAGAACCGCGAGTGGACCGCGGGCCTCGTGGACATCCCCCGCTCCGGCATGATGCCGGTGACACTGCTCGAGGTGAGAGAGGGCCGCAACGAGGGCTTCGACCGCGTCGTGTTCCAGTTCCAAGGCGATCAGCTGCCCGGCTACCACCTCGAGTACATCGACAAGCCCGTCACCAAATGCGGCTCCGGCAATCCCACGGAGGTCGCCGGCCAGGGCTGGCTCGAGGTCCGCATCATGCCCGCCCAGGCCCACGTGGACGGTAAGGTCACCGTCGCCTCGCGCGAGCGCATGCCCAAGCTGCCCGTCATCGAGGAGATGGAGCTCACGTGCGACTTCGAGGGCGAGGTCACCTGGGTGCTCGGCGTGAAGCACCCCAACAAGTACCGCGTGATGGAGCTGCGCGAGCCCACCCGCCTCGTGGTGGACGTGCGGCACTGA
- a CDS encoding CHRD domain-containing protein, whose translation MREMKRWGVLTLLGAGLLGLVGCGESHVSTTQLSGANEVPPVTTSASGTASATLDGDELSVSGTFSGLSSPLYEESGSAAHVHQAPPGENGGIVFNLTVSGDGAFSGTKKLTDAEQEAFKAGRFYVNVHTENHPTGEIRGQFSTTISGN comes from the coding sequence ATGCGTGAAATGAAGCGCTGGGGCGTGCTGACCCTGCTCGGAGCCGGGCTGCTGGGGCTGGTCGGCTGCGGAGAGTCGCACGTGTCGACCACCCAGCTGTCGGGCGCCAACGAGGTTCCCCCCGTGACGACATCCGCCTCCGGCACGGCCAGCGCCACGCTCGACGGAGATGAGCTCTCCGTCAGTGGCACCTTCAGCGGGCTGTCGAGCCCCCTGTACGAGGAGTCCGGCAGCGCGGCCCATGTCCACCAGGCGCCCCCGGGTGAGAACGGCGGCATCGTCTTCAACCTCACCGTCTCCGGTGATGGGGCCTTCAGTGGCACCAAGAAGCTCACCGACGCCGAGCAGGAAGCCTTCAAGGCCGGGCGCTTCTACGTGAACGTCCACACCGAGAACCACCCGACGGGAGAGATCCGCGGCCAGTTCTCCACCACCATCAGCGGCAACTGA
- a CDS encoding pyridoxal phosphate-dependent aminotransferase, translating to MALDLNPLFGPRRDDTVGTMVRGLVGSEILRIAAEIRELVAQGKQVCNLTVGDFSPREFPIPSGLGDAIASALKAGETNYPPSDGVLPLRQTVQRFYERTLGLKYPIDGVLITGGARPVIYGVFRAVMDPGDTVVYPVPSWNNNHYAHMVGAKHVTVVTDPELGFMPTVEQLAPHLAEARLLCLCSPLNPTGTMISPEALRDIGQRVVEENRKREAQGRRPLIVMYDQIYWTLTFGQTKHVTPVELVPEMAPYTVFVDGISKAFAATGVRVGWAVGPPSIISRMKDVLGHVGAWAPKAEQVAVARFMDDVPATTAFLETMRRRVDERLVALHQGFEAMRAAGLPVRSIAPQGAIYLSAQFDLVGKAGLRTNDDIRKLLLDKAGFALVPFQAFGLKDDTGWFRLSVGAVSMEEIRAALPRVEAVLREATGR from the coding sequence ATGGCTCTCGACCTCAATCCCCTGTTTGGCCCTCGCCGGGACGACACCGTTGGCACGATGGTGCGTGGTCTCGTTGGAAGCGAAATCCTCCGCATCGCGGCGGAGATCCGCGAGCTGGTGGCCCAGGGGAAACAGGTGTGCAACCTCACCGTGGGGGACTTCAGCCCCCGCGAGTTCCCCATCCCGTCAGGACTGGGCGACGCCATCGCCTCGGCGCTGAAGGCGGGTGAGACGAACTACCCGCCCTCGGACGGTGTGCTGCCGCTCCGGCAGACGGTGCAGCGCTTCTACGAGCGCACGCTGGGTCTGAAGTATCCGATCGACGGCGTGCTCATCACCGGCGGAGCGCGGCCGGTCATCTACGGCGTGTTCCGCGCGGTGATGGATCCGGGAGACACGGTCGTCTACCCGGTGCCCTCGTGGAACAACAACCACTACGCGCACATGGTGGGGGCGAAGCACGTGACGGTGGTGACGGACCCCGAGCTCGGCTTCATGCCCACGGTGGAGCAACTTGCGCCGCACCTCGCGGAGGCGCGGCTGTTGTGCCTATGCAGCCCGCTCAACCCCACGGGCACGATGATTTCGCCCGAGGCCCTGCGGGACATCGGCCAGCGCGTGGTGGAGGAGAACCGCAAGCGCGAGGCGCAGGGGCGCAGGCCGCTCATCGTGATGTACGACCAGATTTATTGGACGCTCACGTTCGGGCAGACGAAGCACGTGACGCCGGTGGAGCTGGTGCCGGAGATGGCGCCGTACACGGTGTTCGTGGATGGCATCTCGAAGGCATTCGCGGCCACGGGCGTGCGCGTGGGCTGGGCGGTGGGGCCGCCGTCCATCATCTCGCGGATGAAGGACGTGCTGGGACACGTGGGCGCGTGGGCCCCCAAGGCCGAGCAGGTGGCGGTGGCGCGCTTCATGGATGACGTGCCGGCGACCACGGCCTTCCTGGAGACGATGCGGCGGCGGGTGGACGAGCGGCTGGTGGCGCTGCACCAGGGCTTCGAGGCGATGCGGGCGGCGGGGTTGCCGGTGCGCTCCATCGCCCCGCAGGGTGCCATCTACCTGTCGGCGCAGTTCGATCTCGTCGGCAAGGCGGGGCTGCGGACGAATGATGACATCCGCAAGCTGCTGCTCGACAAGGCGGGCTTCGCGCTCGTGCCCTTCCAGGCGTTCGGCTTGAAGGACGACACGGGTTGGTTCCGCCTGTCGGTGGGCGCGGTGTCGATGGAGGAGATCCGCGCGGCGCTGCCGAGGGTGGAGGCGGTGTTGCGCGAGGCGACGGGCCGGTAG